The genome window CTTGCTCCCGTTATTGCCGCCAGAACGTCGAGGGCAATTGGCATAAAAACAAGCATAAAAGCCTTCTGCCCTCGTCCTTCTGCCTTTCTTGGTGAACGGGAGAGCGCGTCTAAACGAAGGAGCTTAAAACCATGCAACTCACCAATCAAGAAAACCTCTCGAAGGGTGTAAAGCCGAAATTTCAACAGACAACAATTTTAGCGGTGATCGCTGCTCTAGCTGCTGGCGGAACTCTGATCTACGGTTTAAAGACATTTCAATCCACTCAGAAAAGTTCCTTACCCCCTCCCGCCGCTACTGTTCCGGAAATCACCCAAGTTACGGCTTTGGGACGTTTAGAGCCTCGTGGAGAGGTGATTCAACTGTCTGCACCCACTTCAGTCGAAGGGAGTCGAGTTGCTCAAGTGCTGGTGAAACAAGGAGAAAAAGTCCGTTCTGGGCAGGTTGTGGCGATTCTGGATTCGCGCGATCGCCTCCTGGCTTCCTTAGCACAAGCCCAAGAACAGGTTGGTGTTGCCCAAGCGAAACTCGCTCAAGTGAAAGCCGGGGCAAAATCTGGAGAAATTAATGCTCAAAAAGCCGCGATCGCTCGTTTAGAAGCAGAACAGCAGGGAGACACAACGGCTCAACAAGCCACCGTTGCCCGCTTAGAAGCCGAGTTACGCCATGCCCAAACCGAATTTCAACGCTATCAATCCTTATACCAAGCCGGTGCAATTTCTGCCTCGAACCGCGATAGTAAGCGCCTCGTTTTAGACACCGTTCAACAGCAACTTAACGAAGCCAAAGCCAACCTAAATCGAGTCCAACAAGCGAAGCGAGAGCAATTAAAGGAAGCGCAAGCCACCTTGACACAGATTGCCGAAGTGCGTCCGGTGGACGTGCAAGCCGCGCAAGCCGAGGTGAATAATGCGATCGCCGCCGTTAAACGCGCACAAGCTGACCTTGAGCTCGCTTATGTCAAAGCGCCTATAGACGGTCAAATTCTCAAAATTCACACCTCGCCTGGGGAAGTCGTCAAAACAGACGGAATTGCCGATTTGGGGCAAACCGACCAAATGTACGTCGTTGCAGAAGTTTATGAAAGCGATGTGGGTAAAGTGCATCTGGGTCAACACGCCCACATTACCAGCAGTTCATTTAGCAGTGAATTGCCGGGAACAGTAGACGAGGTTGGTTTGCAAGTTGGCAAAAAAGATGTCCTCAATACCGACCCCGTTGCAGACATCGATTCTAGAGTGGTTGAGGTGAAAATCCGTCTCGATGACAGCGCAACGCAAAAAGTTGCTGGTTTAACCAACTCACAAGTCAAGGTGGCGATCACACTCAACAAATCACAAACCAATGGGGGTACTCGCTGATGTTCAACCGCAAAATTCCCCTATCCTGGCTCCAGCTTACTCGCGAAAAACCCCGCCTCATGGTGGCGCTGGCGGGAATTGCCTTTGCGGATATTCTCATGTTTATGCAATTGGGTTTCCAAGCGGCGCTTTACGACAGCACCACCCGATTACATCAGAGTATACGCGCTGACTTGGTATTAATTAGCCCCCAAGGTCGCAACCTGATGAATATGGCAACCTTTCCTCGCCGCCGCCTCTACCAATCCATGAGCTTAACGGGGGTAAAATCGGCAGATGCCCTATACCTCAACATCGCAGATTGGAAAAATCCCCAAACTCGTCACAAAACCGGGATTTTAGTCGTGGGTTTTGACCCCAACCAATCGGTATTTGATTTACCGGGAGTCAACGAAAATCTGAATACGATCAAACTCCCTGATGCGGTGTTATTTGACCGCTCATCCAGAGGAGATTATAAGGCAACAATCGCCCAAGTGGTTCAAGGCAAATCCGTCAGCACAGAAGTCGGCGATCGCCAAATTAACATCAGTGGCTTATTTAGTATTGGCGCTTCCTTTGGTGCAGATGGCAGCTTAATAACCAGTGACCTAAATTTTCTCCGAATATTTCCCCGACGTAATCCAGAAAGTGTCAGCGTGGGCTTAATTAGCTTGCAACCGGGTACCGACCCCCGCCTCACAGCAGACGCCTTGCAAGCCAAACTCCCTGAGGATGTCAAAGTTCTCACTAAGCCAGAATTTATGGAATTTGAAAAGAATTACTGGCAGACGAATACAGCGATCGGCTTTATTTTCACCCTAGGGACAATGATGGGATTTATCGTCGGCGTGATTATTGTCTACCAAATCCTGTACACCGATGTTGCCGACCACATGGCTGAATATGCCACCCTCAAAGCAATGGGCTACAAAAACTTCTACCTGCTCAGTGTCGTGTTTCAAGAAGCTCTAATTTTGTCACTTCTCGGCTATCTCCCTGGAATTTCTCTATCAGTTGGGCTGTATGCCCTAACCCGCAATGCCACCAATCTCCCCCTATTTATGGCTACTCTCAGAGCCTTACAAGTACTCATTATGACAATGGTCATGTGTGCAATTTCCGGAGCGATCGCCATGCGTAAACTACACTCAGCAGACCCCGCCGACATCTTCTAGCCAGCACCACATCGTTCCTATCCCCATATTTATAAAGATCAAAACTCAACCTCTCTTATCCTCTCTCCCCTTTCTTCTCTGCGTTCTCTGTGCCTCTGTGGTTCGTTCTATTTCAATCAAACCTCCCTTTAAACGGAAAAAAGATTGATATCAATCTGCAAAAAGCGAACAACAAAAACTCCAACCCTAACCCTAAAAAGCCCATGTTGCCAAAACCAGTGATCGCCATTAAAAATCTCAACCACTACTTTGGTCAAGGAAAACTACGCAAACAAGCATTATTTGAGATCAACCTAGAAATTTATCCCGGTGAAATTGTCATCATGACCGGGCCATCAGGTTCAGGAAAAACCACCCTACTCACGATGGCAGGTGGTTTGCGAGCAGCACAAGAAGGTAGCCTTCAAGTATTAGGTCAAGAGCTATGCGGAGCAACCCAAAATCAACTCGTTCAGGTGCGTCGTAACATTGGCTACATTTTTCAAGCCCACAATTTACTAAAGAGCCTAACCGCGCAACAAAACGTACAGATGTCGCTGGAATTGCATAACGACATTCCCGTGAAAGATATGCCAGCCTTAGCGGCTCAAATGCTAGAGGCAGTGGGGTTGGGAAATCGCATCAATTACTATCCAGAGGACTTATCTGGAGGGCAAAAACAACGAGTTGCGATCGCACGCGCTCTCGTGAGTCATCCCAAAATAGTATTAGCCGACGAACCCACTGCCGCACTAGATAAAAAATCCGGTCGCGATGTGGTTGAACTGATGCAGCATCTAGCCAAAGAGCAAGGCTGCACCATTTTGATGGTGACTCACGATAATCGGATTCTGGATGTAGCCGATCGCATTGTCCACATGGAGGATGGGTGTTTAGCGTCAGATTCTAGCTTGGAGCGATCGAATCAGGAGAGCCTAGCGGTTGCTTCAAGCTAGTACCACATCCGGGATGACTACTCCATTTTTTTGTATGAACCACACAGACACAGAGTTGGCAAAGCATAGAACAAGAAATAAAATTACTTAGGCTTTGGCCGTTAACCACTATTACCCTGAGTTTGTGAGTCGTTAACGCCTCACAAATCACACAAGCCACGTAATCCTGGATGAAGCGCAGCCCTTTTGTGCGCTCGTCAGCCCTTACCCCTCACTTCGGCGAAACCACTGCAAGGCATTCCGAGCTAAGTCTAACGGACTCCAGGGCTTCACACCCGTTTTCCCAGTCGATTGTGTACTACCCTCGCTCATTTCACTCACGGAATTTGGCTTCTGGATTAACTCAAGCCACTCAGCTACCCGTTTAGACTTGGGTAAATTGGGGGGCAGTTTGGTGAGAGCTTCTTGCCATAACACGCCTGCTTCCGCCTCATGGCCTTGTTTAAGATGGAAGATTCCCATATTGGCTAAAGTTTGAGCTTCTCCGTATAGCTCTCCCAACTCACTGAAGATCACTCGACTCTGCTCATAACATTCACTCGCGTTTTCCCAGTTATCCTGCTGGCAGTAGACATTAGCCAGGTTACCCATAGTCTTCGCCATTCCCAGGCGGTCTCCTAACTCACCAAAGATGACTAGGCTTTGCTCATAGCTTTCGCGAGCCTTCTCCCAGGCATTTTGCAAAGCGTAAACGTTGCCCAGGTTAGTCAAGGTCTGAGCTTCTCCTTGGGGGTCGCCTAATTTGGCGCTAGCTTCCAATGCCAACAAGTGAGTGCGTTCCCAATCGGCATGATCGGCATAAATATTAAAAAAGTTAACTAAGTAGCTCGTCAGTGAGACGACAATATCCCATGCCTGGGCCTGGTAAGCCCATTCAATCGACGCTAATAGGTTCATCCGCTCTAGCTGAAACCAGTTTATGGCAGCTAAAAACCAATTTTGCTCTGCGGCTTCTAGGGATTGGTGTTTGCCGTCTATCAAGACTTGGGCTAAAAGAGGACGAGTCTCCGGCTTGAGAGCCAAGTTGACAATCTCAGAAGCTTCTAGATAGCAACGAGCGGCTCTAAGACGAGCCGCCTGACGCGCCTCCGCAGGCTCTTCGCTCGCTAATTGCTCTTTAGCGAACAGGCGCATCAAATCGTGGAGAAAGTAGCGTCCTTCACTGGCTGGCTCCAACAGTTGCAAATCAACGAGATATTTGACAAACTGCTCGGCGGTTACTGGCTCCAGTTCTAGCAGCGCAGCGGCTACCGTTGGCGCAAAGTTTTGTCCTGTGAGTAATCCCAGCAAACGGAAGAGACGAGTAGAGATTTCATCCAACTGCTTGAAGCTAGCCCCAAAGCTGGAGCGCACATCTTGATGATTTAAGCTCAGTTGAGCAATGCGTTGTTGCTCCTGAGTGAGTTCAATCACATAGTTTTCTAATTGCAACTGAGGCTGATTTCTCAGCGTGCCACCTGTAATCCGAATCCCTAGGGGAGACAGACCACAAAGGTAGATGAGCTGTTGGGCAGCTTCGGGTTCAGCCTGCACTCGTTCTATCCCAACCAATTTCTGGAACAGTTCTAGAGCTTCTGGTTCTGGGAGTAGACCGAGTTCGAGTGGAGCCACTTCCTCCAGTGCGGTAAGGCGTTTGCGGCTGGTAACCAGAACCGCACAAGAAGAACTATCCGGTAGCAAATGGCGAATCTGAGGCGAGTCGTGGGCATTGTCTAATACAACCAAAACCCGTTTGCCTGCCAGAAAGGAACAGTAGAGCTGCGAACGCTCAGTCAGATTGTCAGGCATGGATAGGTCATCGATACCCCAAGCGCGGAGGAAGCCAGCTAACACGTCCAAGGGATCGAGGGGTTGGCTTTCGCTTCCGCGCAGGTTGACATAAAGTTGAGCGTCCGGGAAATCCTGTTTCAACTGATGGGCAACATGAATCGCCAGAGCGGATTTACCGACGCCTGCCACGCCGATAATCGCTGTAATCGCCAAGGGGGACGCGGGCGTGTCCGTGGCTACCTCTCCACTGGGCGTTGTTGTGGTGAGCAAAGCAATCGCACGCTCTAGTTCGTCCTGGCGACCTGTAAAATCAGGCAGATCGGCTGGTAGCTGATGCAGAGGATCGGAGGTAAAGCGGGCTAAGTTTCCCTGAAAAATTTGTCTAACTTTGTTAGGGTCACGAACGACAGCACTTTGTACACTGACGTGAAAGTGCAGTTCATACCTTGGTCTATGCTCAACCATTTCTTGCTCCCGTAGCTTGTTGCCACAGTCATCAACATCCGTACTCAGTCACCCTCAAAAAGTTCCCCAGTCTGAAGCTTTAAGCATAAAGTATGAAAAGCAGCACTTCTCAAGACTAGCTTGTGTGAAGTGTGAGGATAACAAGGCTTACAGGCAAGTCTACTCTTGCTTTGGCCTCAGTTCCATGCTTCAGTCTTTATACTTCCTCCTTAATGCTTCATCCTTTTCCATCTTGACTCAGGTGTACTGAAAAATGCCAGTCAAACGAAGTGTGAGGACTGAAAGGGTAATTGGAAAGAATAACATTTTTTATCCTTTCTCATGCACACTTCATCGTTTTTTAGGCGGTATGGGATAATTTCACATCACTCTGGGCAACGATAAGACCCATTAACACAACCATCGCTTCGAGGACGGTTGTGCGATCATTCGGATTAATATTCACCATGGGGGGCCGATTTTTATCATGAATGTCATAGCCCAGAGTCGAGAGAATTTCCTCTGGAGTCAGAGCGCCCGGACAATCCATATGGGTCAGACCAATAATCATCGGGATTTGTACGCGTTCGCTAATAAATGAGACTATTTCACGAGCATAGTTGAAATCATTGGGTCGATTGGCTGCTACCAAGAGAATATAGCAGTGAGCATTTTGAATTAACAGATCCCACATGAAATCAAAACGAGCCTGACCCGGAGTGCCGTAGATATGCAGATCCATCTTGGGGCCAAACACGAGTCTGCCAAAGTCTAAAGCAACGGTTGTTTGTGACTTAAATACTGCTGTCCCGTCCGTAGCTATACGGTCTGTATCTACAACTTCAATTTCACTGAGCGTTCGCACAAAAGTAGACTTGCCAGCTCCTACAGACCCGGCGACTACTAAACGCATGGTTTTCATTCGATTTTGCTCCGAAAAACTTACTAACAAATAGAGAGTGAAAGCTGATTCGGGATGGAGTGGGAGAGTGAGAGAGTGGGGCCGGATCTTTAGAGAGGATGAAAGAGTGGGAGAGTGAGGATGAGAATGAAGGAGAAGAAAGATTGTTCAAATATTCCTCAAGACTGGCGATAAGCTTCTGACGATCGGGTCTAGTTATACCAAGTTATATTTGAAGCCATAACCTCCTGTTCCCCTACTTATTAACTCTTTTCCTGCCTTATCTCTAGAGAGTCAATAACGCTTTGACTCGCAACTTAATTTTCGATAACACGGTTCAAAATTCGTGAATGAATGCCTCCTACTCAAGGCGTTAATTTTGGCAGGAGGCAGGGTCTTACAGCACTCAAAATAACTTACAGCAAAAGCAACTTAAGTTCAGCGACGCTTCGCTTAATTTCTAACATCAAAACTCCCTGTTTTGCCGCCTTGCTTGCAAGAACAATAAATACGGCCTCTTCATCACATTTAGTTAGAATACTAAAGCCTTCATTGCCCTCCACATAGATGCGGTCAATATCACCTCTAGCAAGTTCTTTGCCGATGCGCTCACCCAAAGACAGCATGGCAGCAGACATAGCTGAAACTCGTTCATCATCCATCCCACTGGGCAAGCTTGACGCCAAGGGTAACCCGTCAGGAGTTACTAATGCTGCGCCTTGAACATCAGCGGTTGTCGTTACAAAGCTTTGGAGGACGTAACCGATTTTTTGAGAATTAATCGCCATTGTTGGATTCCTGATTTAATTTTATTCAGTATCATTCAGTCAGTTTTGGGTTTTTCTGGTCTCTAAAATGGATATAAATAGAGACCAGTTTGAATTGACTTCTAATACGTTTGGGAAGTATCTATTTAACCTAGAGGTGTGTACTCTAGGACATCGTAGCTACCACCACGTAAGACCGATTCTGTGTGTTGTCCCCGTAAGCGCTTGCCTAAGAACGCTTCTAAAAAGCCCTGAATCGCCCCTAAGGTAAAAGTACACTTGCGTGGGGAACCTTCTTCTTCACCTGCTGAACAAACGGTTTCGCGGGTATAGACTTTGTAGACTTCTCCTTCTTGGATAATCTTGTCTATAATGCACAAGCGAGTGCCTTCTGCGCCTATGGCGTACTTAACTTTTTCTGTGACTTCCGGCAAAGAGATTTCTTCACCCTTGTTGTCTAAACCTAAGTCTTCCGCTAACTTTTTACCGCGTTGACGACCCGCCGAAATTAAGGCGATAGCAGCGGCTTTCTCTCCGAGAGCTTCTTCTACACCAACAACGACTGCTTTGAAACAAACGATACTGCTGTATTCTCCGAGTTCTTGGCGTAAAGAATTTTGAGGAAGTGACATGATGTTGATTTCCTGTATTTAAGGTGAACAGATTGAAGGAATTACTAAGCACTTAAACTTTTAGGTTACTTAGTATTTTCCTGGGTACACCCTGCTGTTGAATTTCGTCCTTATTTAATCTGCTAGACAGTATTAATTACTTACCGTTCTGGCTTTCTTCAGTAAAATTTGTAGGTGCCTATGCCAGATTAGGTAGTTCTTTATTTTCTGTTTGCAGAAAAAATTAATGCAGCTTTTTAAGTACTTCATCATCCAAGTTTTGCTGCATTTTGAGATGAAACTTCTCTTCGCCAACCCAGATATTTTTTTCGATAGATTGACTGAGCAACTAAAAGATTAGAGATTGCTACTCTTCTTTAGCTGTGAGGAGAAATCTATCTACTTGATCCAGTTTTAGCAAAATTATCTGACTTATGTCTGTAGTCTTATTTAAAATCAACATTAATTTAAAGATTTTTTATGAAATAGAGATAAAAATATTCCTGTTGATTTAGGTTTGTTATTATATGGATTACCTAATTTATCCCTATAACAAATTAAAGCTTAAATAATGGGTTAAGCTTTTAAGATAGAAATCTATCAATAAATATTTATGTGTCGTATACTTTTCAAAAAGCAGTATGAAATTAACACAATTTTCCTGCTTTTGAGAAAAAAGACAGTGTTTTGAAGTTAATGTTATAAGGTTTACAGTAGTCTAGATCACAGTACACGGCCTCCTGCACTGTAAGCAGAGACGGCGATCTCATCTCCTTCTATTTGTTCATGGATGCCCAAGCCACATTGAATGAACTAAGCCAGTCTGTACATTTACATCATCAGCCAGTCAAATCTTCTCCATAGGCTCTTTATCCTAATGAACGATTGATGACCTTAAAGCTCAACTTTGTTGGAGGAGTTGGTATGAATTCTCAGTTCCAAACTAGATATTGAAGTTTGGCTGGTCTTTAAAACGAGTTTTGTCATTTTTACCGACCTCGTGAGAAGTTCGACAGAGGAAATTGATAGGGAGCCTTTGTTTTAGGCTGAGACGATGGACTGGGTTCTCCTTTGTTTGCCGATTGAGGCACATTCTGCTGAGCCACCAACAGAGCCATCGACCCCATGACGGCTTCCACGACTGAGCCTCGTTCTGTAGGATTAACTTTCAAGACTGGCGGACGATTTTTATCATTCATGAAGCCTAACCGAGCCATAATCTCATCTGTGGCACAAGCCCCTGGACAATCGCTATGAGTAATACCAATGAGCATCGGAATCTGTACTCGTTGATTCATAAACAGAAGAATCTGACGAGCATAGTGAAAATCATTGGGTCGATGCGCGGCTACTAAAAGAATATAGGTGTGAGCTCTCTGAATCAAAAAATCCCACATGAAATTAAAGCGAGATTGACCAGGAGTACCGTAAATTTGGACTTCCAGAATAGAACCAAACACAAACCGACCATAGTCGAAAGCTACAGTGGTCTTTGGCTTTAATAGAGATGTTTCATCGGTTGCAGCACGGTCTGTGTCTACCACTTCAATATCACTAATTGTCCGTACAAAAGTAGACTTGCCAGCCCCTGGAGTTCCTGCTACTACTAAACGTAATGTTTTCATTGAATTTAGCTCCGCAAAAGGAAATTAAAGTGAGAATTGAAAGCTTATTTAGGCTTTTTTAAAATGCACCCAAATAGACTGATGTGACGTGATGCCTCCTGCTCAATAGCTTATATTTAGCAGGAGGCATAGTACTATTCAGAGAAATTTGACTTACGACAGAACTGGCTTTAATTCAGCAAGCGCACGTTTAATTTCTAACATCAAAACACCTTGCTTCGCTGCCTTGCTGGCGAGGACAAGAAAGACCGCATCTTCACCACAACTGGTCAAAATACTAAAGCCTTCGTCTCCTTCCACATAGATGCGATCGATGTCACCTCTGGCGAGTTCTTTGCCAATACGCTCTCCTAAAGAGAGCATAGCAGCAGACATTGCTGAAACCCGTTCATCATCCATCCCTCCAGGTAAGCTTGACGCCAGAGGCAAACCATCGGGTGTGACCATTGCTGCTCCCTGAACATCAGCAGTTTGAGAGACAAAGTTTTGGAGAATATTCCCCAATTTTTGAGAATTGATAGCCATGCTTGTGTTCCTAGTTTAATTTAAAATCCTGCAATTGAGTCAATTTTTGGTGCTTTGAAGTGACCGACAGAGACTTACATTGAACTCGCACCTGTTGAGATCAAACGTCTGAAGAGACCTTCTGTCCAGCCAGTTTCTTTGAGTACCGCAGCTGAACTAACTTCTACGTAAGCTTGCTCAATGAAGGCTAAATCAATCATGCAAATTCGCCCTAAAGCCTCCCGTAATTCTTCAGGCTTGCCATCCGCCTTCAGTTGTTTGCCAACTTCATTCACTACAGTCGCCATGGCGGGTACAACATGTTGGGGGCCAATTCCAATTTGCACATGCACCAGGCCAATCCGCCAACGACGATCAGCATAGGCATTTCCCCAATCATCCATACCCGTAAACATTTCATAAAACCAGGGGATAAAGGTTTCACGCAAGCGATGAATACGCCCTTCTTTTGCATTCATAATGGCATTCATTTCTGGATCGCGGCTTAAGTATTCATAGAAATGATCTGCCATTGCAGGTGCAATCGCTTTTCCCCATTCAGCATGAGATTTTAGAAGTGCTTTGTCTTCACTTGTAAAATTCACACGTTTTTCCATGGTGGTCATGAAGGTATGGGAATCTAAGCTCATAATTTTCCTTTATTTTTCCTCTTTAAATAGAAATTCCTCACTTTTCCTTCCTAATAGTTTTAACAGGGGATCTCTGCCTATTTCGGGATAGTATATGTATATTTTTCATAAAAAACAAAGAAAACATTCGGCCTTAAAATTATTTAGTGAGATAAATAAAATTTTGTAATTACCTATTATTATATTCCCCTACTATTGAATTCAATAGCTTATAATCACTCAGCGCATAGGGGATTTTAAACCTGTAACAGTTACTTCAGTTCTAGCAATTTATTCTAAGGATGTTTCTCAATAAGATGGATCTAAATGCCTGTTTTTGAAGATATTAATGAATTTTAGATAAATGACTGATGTACCCTCTCTCTTGACCTAATCATTTGGGCTTTTTAATATCTTTCAAGAAGAAAAAATATCTCTTAAGGCGGCTTATCGGAGTACTATATAGAGATTATGAGAACCTTGTTTACTAACCTTTTCATCCCTTATGGATTAAATCCGGAGGATTGGGTCACTAAATTTACTCCACAATACCGGTATTTGTCTCCAGTTCGGTATCTCTTGCTCTGATGTTTTAGAGTTTTGTAAACATAAAGAATTTATGGATTGTTTATGTAGGTCGATTGAGTTCTCGGTAAAAACATATCGGCTCAATAACCACCCATGCATCAACAAAAACACTTGTACAGACAGGGGAACTCCAGCCATAGAGTATCTACCTCCGTTCTGAAAAAGTGAAAAGTGGAGAGTAGTGTGAAACTACTCTCCAATTCGGGAGTATCACTCCTTGTATGAGCCTTTTTGGGTGAGGTTTTATTCGGTCACAGGAGCAGGTGTTACTGTACTCTCAACATTAAGCTTGAGACCTCGACTTTGAAGTGTTTGTTTAAACAATTCAGTCGGGAGAGCCTGTTCAACAGGCCAAACGCCTGATTTATTCAGTTGATTGGCAAGCATAAGTTCGGCAATGCTGCCAGTCCCCGCACCAGCCGCCACTGCTGTATTTTCATGCACCAAAGTTGAGCCGATCAGGGTAGGTTTACCATCTTTTTGACCCCGAACTTCAGAGCGAATGGCGACACCAATGCCACTGAAGCGATCGCTGACAGAAGTCATGCGGTGGCTGACATGAGATAAAAACTCAATACCCCCTGGATTTTTGAGCCAGGAGGGCGGAAAAATGTGAGCTGCAATCCAAGTGAGATGATTGTAAAAATCGGGAATAGAGCCAAACTTGGTAATAACCGTTTTTACAGGAAAGGAGTCAACGAGTGTAAAAGCTTCTGGCATATCAAACCAGTAGACACCGGCTTTCCCATAGGGTTCCGGGAATTGAACCGTTTCGCGAGCGCTATAAGGTTTCACCGATTGCCATTGGTGATCAATCCATGCTTCAAACGGTTCTTGTAAACCCAGAAATGTCGTCCGCATGACCGTAACCCCAGCACCACCGGAACCTGCTACTACATAACTGAGGTGAATTTGTTCCGCCTCATCGAGCTGTTCGACATCGTGACGCACCATGCTATTGGAGATGCCGGGAAAGATGCCAGTGTTAATAATAGCAGTAACGCCCGCTGCCTTAGCGGCATCCCCTAAGGCTAGCGCTTTACGAGTGAAGGAGCGGCTGTCACTGACATCTAAATAGTTTACACCCTGTTCGATGCAAGCTTTTAGGACACGAGTGTCCCGGTAGAGAAACGGACCTGCACAATGAATCACAAGCTGATGAGAAGCGATCGCTTTTTCTAACCCTTCATGATCTGCTAAATCCAAGGCCAAAAACTCTACTTGCGGCGACTCCTGCGGCTGCACAGCGCCTTCAGATTTCAGCGTCCGTCCCGTTACAGTAATCTTGGCCTGAGTATTCGCAACAAGGTCGTGCGCTACACTCCTGCCGATTCTCCCTTGTCCTCCCAGAATTAAAACCTGCTGGTCTGTCATCGCTTCTGCATCGGTAACATTGCGTTCCTTATTTCATCACTTTTGCTCTGTCCAAATCATCAGTAGCCCGGATGACCATTTCTCTGTAAAAAGATTGATTTTGGTTTATGATACCGAGTTGCATTCAAAGAGGT of Microcoleus sp. AS-A8 contains these proteins:
- a CDS encoding roadblock/LC7 domain-containing protein, which gives rise to MAINSQKIGYVLQSFVTTTADVQGAALVTPDGLPLASSLPSGMDDERVSAMSAAMLSLGERIGKELARGDIDRIYVEGNEGFSILTKCDEEAVFIVLASKAAKQGVLMLEIKRSVAELKLLLL
- a CDS encoding ABC exporter membrane fusion protein, with translation MQLTNQENLSKGVKPKFQQTTILAVIAALAAGGTLIYGLKTFQSTQKSSLPPPAATVPEITQVTALGRLEPRGEVIQLSAPTSVEGSRVAQVLVKQGEKVRSGQVVAILDSRDRLLASLAQAQEQVGVAQAKLAQVKAGAKSGEINAQKAAIARLEAEQQGDTTAQQATVARLEAELRHAQTEFQRYQSLYQAGAISASNRDSKRLVLDTVQQQLNEAKANLNRVQQAKREQLKEAQATLTQIAEVRPVDVQAAQAEVNNAIAAVKRAQADLELAYVKAPIDGQILKIHTSPGEVVKTDGIADLGQTDQMYVVAEVYESDVGKVHLGQHAHITSSSFSSELPGTVDEVGLQVGKKDVLNTDPVADIDSRVVEVKIRLDDSATQKVAGLTNSQVKVAITLNKSQTNGGTR
- a CDS encoding DevA family ABC transporter ATP-binding protein, which encodes MLPKPVIAIKNLNHYFGQGKLRKQALFEINLEIYPGEIVIMTGPSGSGKTTLLTMAGGLRAAQEGSLQVLGQELCGATQNQLVQVRRNIGYIFQAHNLLKSLTAQQNVQMSLELHNDIPVKDMPALAAQMLEAVGLGNRINYYPEDLSGGQKQRVAIARALVSHPKIVLADEPTAALDKKSGRDVVELMQHLAKEQGCTILMVTHDNRILDVADRIVHMEDGCLASDSSLERSNQESLAVASS
- a CDS encoding roadblock/LC7 domain-containing protein codes for the protein MAINSQKLGNILQNFVSQTADVQGAAMVTPDGLPLASSLPGGMDDERVSAMSAAMLSLGERIGKELARGDIDRIYVEGDEGFSILTSCGEDAVFLVLASKAAKQGVLMLEIKRALAELKPVLS
- a CDS encoding ATP/GTP-binding protein: MKTMRLVVAGSVGAGKSTFVRTLSEIEVVDTDRIATDGTAVFKSQTTVALDFGRLVFGPKMDLHIYGTPGQARFDFMWDLLIQNAHCYILLVAANRPNDFNYAREIVSFISERVQIPMIIGLTHMDCPGALTPEEILSTLGYDIHDKNRPPMVNINPNDRTTVLEAMVVLMGLIVAQSDVKLSHTA
- a CDS encoding protoglobin domain-containing protein; the protein is MSLDSHTFMTTMEKRVNFTSEDKALLKSHAEWGKAIAPAMADHFYEYLSRDPEMNAIMNAKEGRIHRLRETFIPWFYEMFTGMDDWGNAYADRRWRIGLVHVQIGIGPQHVVPAMATVVNEVGKQLKADGKPEELREALGRICMIDLAFIEQAYVEVSSAAVLKETGWTEGLFRRLISTGASSM
- a CDS encoding ATP/GTP-binding protein, whose protein sequence is MKTLRLVVAGTPGAGKSTFVRTISDIEVVDTDRAATDETSLLKPKTTVAFDYGRFVFGSILEVQIYGTPGQSRFNFMWDFLIQRAHTYILLVAAHRPNDFHYARQILLFMNQRVQIPMLIGITHSDCPGACATDEIMARLGFMNDKNRPPVLKVNPTERGSVVEAVMGSMALLVAQQNVPQSANKGEPSPSSQPKTKAPYQFPLSNFSRGR
- a CDS encoding tetratricopeptide repeat protein; protein product: MVEHRPRYELHFHVSVQSAVVRDPNKVRQIFQGNLARFTSDPLHQLPADLPDFTGRQDELERAIALLTTTTPSGEVATDTPASPLAITAIIGVAGVGKSALAIHVAHQLKQDFPDAQLYVNLRGSESQPLDPLDVLAGFLRAWGIDDLSMPDNLTERSQLYCSFLAGKRVLVVLDNAHDSPQIRHLLPDSSSCAVLVTSRKRLTALEEVAPLELGLLPEPEALELFQKLVGIERVQAEPEAAQQLIYLCGLSPLGIRITGGTLRNQPQLQLENYVIELTQEQQRIAQLSLNHQDVRSSFGASFKQLDEISTRLFRLLGLLTGQNFAPTVAAALLELEPVTAEQFVKYLVDLQLLEPASEGRYFLHDLMRLFAKEQLASEEPAEARQAARLRAARCYLEASEIVNLALKPETRPLLAQVLIDGKHQSLEAAEQNWFLAAINWFQLERMNLLASIEWAYQAQAWDIVVSLTSYLVNFFNIYADHADWERTHLLALEASAKLGDPQGEAQTLTNLGNVYALQNAWEKARESYEQSLVIFGELGDRLGMAKTMGNLANVYCQQDNWENASECYEQSRVIFSELGELYGEAQTLANMGIFHLKQGHEAEAGVLWQEALTKLPPNLPKSKRVAEWLELIQKPNSVSEMSEGSTQSTGKTGVKPWSPLDLARNALQWFRRSEG
- the devC gene encoding ABC transporter permease DevC translates to MFNRKIPLSWLQLTREKPRLMVALAGIAFADILMFMQLGFQAALYDSTTRLHQSIRADLVLISPQGRNLMNMATFPRRRLYQSMSLTGVKSADALYLNIADWKNPQTRHKTGILVVGFDPNQSVFDLPGVNENLNTIKLPDAVLFDRSSRGDYKATIAQVVQGKSVSTEVGDRQINISGLFSIGASFGADGSLITSDLNFLRIFPRRNPESVSVGLISLQPGTDPRLTADALQAKLPEDVKVLTKPEFMEFEKNYWQTNTAIGFIFTLGTMMGFIVGVIIVYQILYTDVADHMAEYATLKAMGYKNFYLLSVVFQEALILSLLGYLPGISLSVGLYALTRNATNLPLFMATLRALQVLIMTMVMCAISGAIAMRKLHSADPADIF